In the genome of Raphanus sativus cultivar WK10039 chromosome 4, ASM80110v3, whole genome shotgun sequence, one region contains:
- the LOC130511935 gene encoding uncharacterized protein LOC130511935: protein MSNSKFSSSSIEESINQHVETSRPSSSVNEARTLRVTFQEKENITKDFLESEYSQYGTVARVDVNQLKGFALVHFFHPLSATRAEQGSKETTRKRHVTIDGKEVINYENIDWIVKHPKNLVSSGSVRAQKSKYVSIPMLHTSDWNLPPRMQEQILRFHQETNSMAGILDKEGMPCADYVSAPVLVIWDIENVNVKANCRGERIKKVILEFLHSQGHVGDNITIHIIAAHEDRLHEDVRKSLEPNGIKFTHLNTYSKQAGDKAIIREIKRWTEENPAPGTVFLISGDKDFSLTVANLEQQKFNTIVAFERGSLSDRMKYVGYKLVEFKTLSQDMGPLESDSKEA, encoded by the exons ATGTccaattcaaaattttcttcttcttccatcgAAGAGTCAATAAATCAGCATGTGGAGACCTCGAGACCTTCTTCTTCTGTGAACGAGGCAAGAACTCTGCGTGTGACGTTTcaggaaaaagaaaatattacaaaagattTTTTGGAGAGCGAGTATTCCCAATACGGTACTGTAGCGAGGGTCGATGTTAATCAACTGAAAGGGTTTGCCCTGGTTCATTTTTTCCATCCTCTCAGTGCTACAAGAGCTGAACAAG GATCAAAAGAAACAACAAGAAAAAGGCATGTCACCATTGATGGAAAAGAAgtaataaattatgaaaatatagattGGATTGTGAAACATCCCAAAAACCTCGTTTCCAGCGGTTCTGTTCGTgctcaaaaatcaaaatatgtcAGTATCCCTATGCTACACACATCCGATTGGAACTTGCCACCTAGAATGCAGGAACAGATACTTCGATTTCATCAGGAAACCAACTCTATG GCTGGAATACTCGACAAGGAAGGGATGCCATGTGCTGACTACGTTTCAGCACCAGTACTCGTTATCTGGGACATAGAAAACGTCAATGTCAAAGCTAACTGTAGAGGAGAAAGAATAAAGAAGGTGATATTGGAGTTTCTGCACTCTCAAGGGCATGTTGGTGACAACATAACAATACATATCATAGCAGCACATGAAGATCGACTGCATGAAGATGTGCGTAAATCCCTGGAACCCAATGGCATCAAGTTTACCCATTTAAACACCTACTCTAAGCAAGCTGGCGACAAAGCCATTATCAGGGAGATCAAACGCTGGACTGAAGAGAATCCTGCACCAGGAACAGTTTTCTTGATTAGTGGCGACAAGGACTTCTCTCTGACGGTTGCCAACTTAGAACAGCAAAAGTTCAATACGATTGTAGCATTTGAAAGGGGCAGCCTCTCTGATAGGATGAAGTATGTCGGATATAAACTGGTTGAGTTCAAGACATTATCTCAAGACATGGGGCCATTGGAGAGTGATTCAAAGGAGGCATAG